A genome region from Anastrepha obliqua isolate idAnaObli1 chromosome 4, idAnaObli1_1.0, whole genome shotgun sequence includes the following:
- the LOC129244212 gene encoding uncharacterized PE-PGRS family protein PE_PGRS10 gives MWCSIKLITITAFLALTTTTYAIEQLLEPPATSYGVPDYRLTRSLVADNDYSNDLVGLSTDLSGISGDLSGLTTSYSAAPSGVDYSLSGIGGVNDVYSNTNAYSSAVSGLSNYGGDLSALQSVQQIPVFTSLQQVQQVPVVSNVQTIQQVPVIATAQQPVVVQQPALGIEGRNLGGAGAGVLGGLAGAGIGGGIGGGFKRYRTTVHIRSRGFGGGLGGFGGIGGLGGVGGLGGGVGGGFGGGRFKARYTESAGGAFGGVGAVAGAGLLGGAGAGALLR, from the coding sequence atgtgGTGCTCGATAAAATTGATAACAATTACCGCTTTTCTggcactaacaacaacaacgtacgCGATAGAGCAACTTCTCGAACCACCAGCAACGAGCTATGGTGTACCCGACTATAGGCTGACACGTTCTTTGGTCGCAGATAATGATTATAGCAATGACCTCGTGGGTCTTTCTACAGACCTAAGTGGCATTTCAGGTGATCTAAGTGGGCTCACCACTAGTTATAGCGCGGCCCCAAGTGGTGTGGATTACAGTCTTAGTGGAATCGGTGGTGTCAACGACGTTTACAGCAACACCAATGCTTACTCGAGCGCCGTCAGCGGCTTGTCAAATTACGGTGGCGATCTCAGTGCACTACAATCTGTGCAACAAATACCAGTTTTCACCTCATTGCAGCAAGTTCAACAAGTGCCTGTTGTTTCGAATGTACAAACTATACAGCAAGTGCCCGTCATAGCCACTGCGCAACAACCGGTGGTGGTGCAACAACCAGCGCTCGGCATAGAAGGCCGAAATTTAGGTGGTGCTGGCGCTGGTGTGCTTGGTGGTTTGGCAGGAGCTGGCATTGGTGGTGGTATTGGTGGAGGTTTCAAACGCTATCGCACCACTGTTCACATTCGTTCTCGTGGCTTTGGCGGCGGTTTGGGGGGCTTTGGAGGCATTGGCGGTTTGGGTGGTGTTGGTGGGTTAGGTGGTGGCGTTGGTGGCGGCTTTGGAGGCGGTCGATTTAAGGCACGTTACACAGAGAGTGCAGGTGGTGCATTTGGAGGTGTCGGCGCTGTGGCAGGCGCTGGACTGCTAGGTGGTGCTGGTGCTGGTGCTTTGTTACGTTAA